Part of the Zygotorulaspora mrakii chromosome 2, complete sequence genome, TACTAGATCCCACGGAAGAACTTAGCTCATCGGCAAAACTAAACATAGCGTCATCCCCTTGCTGAAACAAAAAGTCAGGTCCCGTATTTCTGTGATCTTCTTGCTTCAAGATAATGTCTGGCTGATCCAATGAGACCTCGCGATAATTATGACTATGATCTCCATCACCAAAATTCTGAGAATTGGTGATGGAGCCTCTTGTAGAAAAACTCTCAGAATTGTTTCCAACGTTATTTGTAATATCAAATGAATCATTCAAAACTGTTGATGAGAATTGATCATCCAAGAAGGAAGAGGACTTTTTAAATGTGTCCTGACTCACTGGATTATGTTTCTCGCCGTTCCTTTCTGGTAAATGGTTTGCCTTGTTCTTCATATATGATAGTTTTTCGTGCTGTTGTGCTGGGGTATCTTTTGAGTAGACCTGTGACTGCTCGCTAGAATGCTGAAGTGGTCGATTCAGTTCTTGTGATTGCAGTTGTCCCCACATGTTCGGAAACTGCAATTCGTTATTATCATACTGTGCCAAATGAAGTTGAGATTCCTCTAGCAGCGAGTCAAGGCTCTGCTGATGATTGAAGTTCCCTTCAAAGTTACCCATCACAAGTTATCAACAAGTTTATTGTAATTCTGACAGAAAGTCCGGTCTATGTAGGTGCCAACGGCTTATCGCTTATTCACTGCAACTCTAAAAGGGCTTAGCcagaattcaaaagaagCGCAATTACCCAGCTCAAAGCTCTTTAAAAGAATAATACTGGAACACTCCGGAGGTATCCAcaattgaaattcttgCGCATGTAATACGCTTTGTGTTGAGAACGGTACATGTATATCTGTTTGTCCGTAGTATTTAATCAACTTCCAAGTCCTATCCTATCGTAACAAGATAATCAGGAAAATAGCGGTTACCCGacaaaagaatataatgAATGATTGATATACCCCAAATACAAAGGCAATAAGGTAGGAGAACATTTGGGAGATTGATTGAAAGACAATAGAAGGTTTCACTTGAAGTCTTAGCGTTCGTGATTGGGAATCGGAACTGTTGTACTTTCGGTGGTCTGTGTGGGTAGTAAGCATGGCGGAGAATACTGAAGCACAGGTGAGCTCACTTCGTGATTCATTAAATAGGTGGAACGAATCTCGTGGTCAACATTCGAAAGGGTTTAACGAGTCAGCAAAGACTCTCTTTTCTAGTTGGGCAGACTCTATCAACAACAGTGCTCAAGATGTTTATCAAAGGCTGCCGCTGACACGACAAGATCTGGTGCAGGATCAGGAACCTTCGTGGTTTACTTTGTCGAGGACTGAGAGATTACTTCTATTTATCTGTTCTATACTAGGTTCTATTGCGTGCTTCACTAtatgcatttttcttttcccaGTACTGGCGGTCAATCCTAGAAAGTTTGGATTACTGTGGTCAATGGGATCATTGCTGTTTGTACTTGCGTTTGGTGTACTAATGGGCCCTTCATCATATGTTAAGCATCTAATTTCAAGGGAGAGATTACCTTttaccatatttttctttacctCATGTCTCTTAACGATATATTTTGCAGCAATTGCGAAAAGTACACTGCTGACAATTCCCTGTGCGATTCTTGAGTTGATTGCGGTGCTGTATTACGGAATATCATATTTCCCGATGGGTGCCACTggtttgaaaatgatcaGCTCGGTTGGTGTAAATACTGCTAGAGGAGCATTACACATTTAATATTgttttattgaaaa contains:
- the SFT2 gene encoding Sft2p (similar to Saccharomyces cerevisiae SFT2 (YBL102W); ancestral locus Anc_7.437); translation: MAENTEAQVSSLRDSLNRWNESRGQHSKGFNESAKTLFSSWADSINNSAQDVYQRLPLTRQDLVQDQEPSWFTLSRTERLLLFICSILGSIACFTICIFLFPVLAVNPRKFGLLWSMGSLLFVLAFGVLMGPSSYVKHLISRERLPFTIFFFTSCLLTIYFAAIAKSTLLTIPCAILELIAVLYYGISYFPMGATGLKMISSVGVNTARGALHI